Part of the Quercus robur chromosome 5, dhQueRobu3.1, whole genome shotgun sequence genome, CCTTCCAACTATGATAGGCCCACACCGACTTACTTGGTCCTTAATTTGTCTATTTGGAGGTTATTTCATTCAGGGTGTGCTGCTTGAAGGGAAGAAAGTAGCAGTTAAAAGGTTCTCAATGAAGTCATTACAAGGCTTAGAGGAATTCAAAAACGAGGTCATACTTATTGCAAAACTTCAGCATAGAAATCTTGTGAGGTAATTGGGATGGGGCATAGAGGGAGAGGAAAAGTTGCTTGTGTATGAGTTCATGCCTAGCAAAAGTCTTgatagttttatttttggtttgtttcttCCTACCTTTTGTTTCATAAGCTTGATAATATTTTGGATTGCTTGTAGATCGATTTATACAGTTCACATTTACACGCGATGTCATAACTTAACATTAATATTGAATCAGATTCAGAAAGGTTACTTGATTGGAAGACTAGCTATACAGTTATTAGTGGGATTGCCAGAGGACTTCAATATCTTCATGAGGACTCCCGTCTTAAAATCATTCACAGGGACTTGAAGCCTAGCAATGTGTTGTTGGACCATGATATGGTTGCCAAAATATCAGATTTTGGAATGGCGAGGATCTTTAACGAAAACCAGAATATAGCTAACGCCAAAAGAGCTGTAGGAACATAGTAAGCCACTTCTTCCTATATCAGTctcttctttttggttttagtaataataataataataataataataataatgtttgtATACAAAAAGCAGGTACATGGCTCTAGAATATGCAATGGAAGGAGTATTCTTTGTAAAATCAAATGTCTTCAGCTTTGGTGTAATCTTGCTTGAGATTATTAGTGAGAAAAAGAACAGTGGTTTCTACCTTACAGAACATGCCCAGACACTCCTTGCATATGTATGCTAACTTTTGTCTGCTTGAATTAGAATTAGACAAAGTGAAAATGAGATAGCATATATGAAATATAACTCCATTTGCAATCTAAATTGATAGGCATGGAGACTCTGGTGTGAAGGAAAAGTGTTGGAGTTTGTGGACAACTCCTTGATGGAATAATGTTGGACATCAAAAATTGTAAGGTGCATACATATTGGGCTTTTGTGTGTGCAGGAAAATCCACAAGATAGACCCACCATATCAACTGTGGTAGTTTTGCTGGGAAGTGAATCAATAGTGCCTCCTCAACCAAAGCACCCTACATTCTCTTTGGATAGATTCGTTCAGATTGATGAATTCTCTATAAATGAGCTTAGCTTTTCTAGTATTGTACCACAATGAACGCATACAACTATATGGTGGGTAAATAGGCGTGTAATTTGTCTACTTCTCTTTCAATGGTTGGAATTCCTCTATGCATGTGCCACATAATATATAGCAaatatgtttgagttttggttgATCACATAATATTGTGTCACATAAGCTTTTgaggtttcaaaatttttacacTTCATcagttaaatttaattttttaattaaatttaaattctattctatatttaaactcTCCACTAAAATTCTAATTCTCTTTAAATGTTAGACTatataattctatatataaacaaaattataattaatgtgttatgctaaaatatatagttccatatataaacacaatcataataaataattattaataactactattgtggggcccaataatttgtgaccctggcccatttttacattggggcccaacgCTCGAGCTGAGgagggatatagccgaggacgtataataaaagtccaagtaatcttgagacatagccgaggatgaccctgccCTCGGCATTCCCGAGGCCCTCCTGAAAGAAAAGGcaagaacggtataggaacagttttgagaaaaacctaaaatatctgCGTTGATAGAAAAAGGACCCCTGGATAGTATagcgacaaaggacaaagggaaagctgccattactgccattgaatactctgcacctgacaaaaccatgctcttcagcttttacaaccacccccaaccactttgggcatgggctgatgggacaagtatcagttcTAGAAAGTCGAACCTACACATGGACGTAggataagggatacaggctaatataaaaggagaagcaaGCAATCCGGaaaagaggctgggaaaaaaggctaagaaccagagcctcccaggccgaaccgaggagaaagacttctcgaGCCGAGGACGAGTAGGGAAAGGCCAAATAGCCTaaagacacagccgaggataACCCTGTCCTCAGcatcccaagacttcaaagggaagagcgaCATCTCGTCGAAGGCTGCCTCCAAAACGCCCCTAgaagaagaggcgagtagaatgggacccacatgGGGGTACAGAGTGGGGGTGGTTCCAGGTAAATACgtcacctccacattgaatgcGTCCACAAACGTCctaaccatattaatgagaaaagacgcctgaacagtgtggcttcggttagtgcaactaacaaaaagcagggggaggcggctgatgggacaggtattCGAATAGGAACCTGCCTGATAAACAGATGGAGGGTCAGGATCAaccgagaagggctatataatgtaaagacTTGTACGCCAAAAGGGGGGCTTCCAGACCAGGGAGTCCTAAGAGAGGGAGAGGAATAAGGATATGAAGTTCCTTGAACAAGGTCTTAAGACCGGACCCACTCATGATGTACCGGAATAGACTGTTGCTGAGCACGTCAGGTTTATCCTTGTGCAAGTCACTAGGGACACCACGACTAACCatcgtccggtgaccaaggccaaGCCTTTCAAACCTACgctttacaaattatattgtttgggccttttaacGTACAAACCCAATATCGTTTTGGGGCCGTcacgaattgagtccttacaattggcgccgtctgtgggaaggcttgtgtgttggcacaggcggtgggtCAAGAAAGTCCCCCCATCACTCCCAACAGCCCATTGTAGTGTCCTAACATAAAGTTCCATTAGGGGCTACGTTTTTCCCTTAAGGGCTACGTTTTTCcattaggggctacgcttcgaagcgtCAGTAGCGCgaatggttctaggggcttgaccgaggggctaatcccccCAAACCAATGTCCCACACCTTGGCCAAGGGGCTAATCTCCccaaactacttaaaaactaagttttggacagaaccaaggtattgcatggtcctcgggctcaaacatttggggaaaccaacaacttaatgaaaatatccaagttttggatagaaccaaggtattgtatggttctcggactcaaacctatagggaaaccaactacttaaaaaagctaagttttggacagaaccaaggtattgcatggtcctcggactcaaacctatggggaaaccaactagttaatgaaaatatccaagttttggacagaaccaaggtattgcatggtcctcggagtcaaacgtatggggaaaccaactacttaatgaaaatatctaaagttttggatagaaccaaggtattgcatggtcctcggactcaaacctatggaaaagTCAACCACTTAAGGAGAATTCTAAATTGCTCAGTCCTACAGGATGATTATATACTAAAAGTTGgattaagtcctagacagaatgaAGGTCCCGACCTGTTCTCGGATCCTCAGATCTAAGGGAACTGATGCAAATGAGCGTTTAAGTTCGGTACGATCGTGCTTCAATCCTCGGACCGGATGCCAAAAATGGCTAAGGCTATGAAGGATAATAAGAAGGTGACAAATCACCCTAGTACTTGGCAACCCGCATGGGTAGCTCATTTTGGGTTACCCCTCCTCGGATGATTACCCCCTACATAGTATCGAGcaatattcagctgttatcttgGTTAGTCTTGGGTATGTAACCTTTTTCAGgttggcattattgtgccaagtagtttcaataagctcggaataatatctttttcttaacaagggtttcggccctaagtatcgtttttttcaggtcggcattattgtgccgagtAGTTTCAGTAAGCTCATAAAgatatctttttcttaacaGGGGCTtcagccctaagtatcgttcaggaaaaaaaaaaaaggtcatatgaTAGCACATCTATTCACAACAtaactattgcagaaaagaaagaatacatagaataaaataatgtcaacTTTTACTAATATAAAGAAGTAGTATAGCATACaatgaggggcttaaacaagcctatacaggaagctaattacaaaagcaaaaaaaaaaaaaaaaaaaaaaaaaaatacaataaaacgACAAATCTTTCTAAACTCTGCTCCAGTAGCGATCGTGTATGAGAGGGTGACCCCCTTTGATGgatgaggagaagaagaggaagaagtaaaagcaccatgatggatctggtgatgggaaagaagaagagggGGAGGCAAAatgaggcaccagtgaaggaagaaaggaagaagcagggatacttaaTCCCTGCGTCAGCCCTGACTCCTATCACGCTGGTACCATATTAGCTATGCTCGAAagagagcggatggtactgATGATGAGCAACCCCAGCTTAATTGCACCAAAAATTTGATGCGATTAACGCCTGCTTcgaattttggctgaaggaagataaaaaatatcttgagtctctgcctaCCCtgtcctgaccgagccatcttaaGTTTCAGAGGGACACGGTGCTTCTGGAGAGGGTGTGATTCCTTCACCCCCGCTTTTACCTCAGACATATCACACACTAAGGTTTGATTGTGCTGATAAGGAGAACTTTGAGCGCAACTTGAGGTTTAAGGCTTTAGAAAGGTTAAGGGGTCTCTATGCAAAGGAAGTACCCTCTTGtcttgcttcttatatggaaagTAAGTTCAGTGGCATTTAATCCAtacagatttccaagaagaGCTGCAAACGAGATAGTGTCCATTTAACTCCCCAACGTCATCTATAACCGTCAGATTTGATTGGCCTCGTAAAGGAAAGTTATTAAAGGCACGCCTCATACACGAAAACGGCAGGAGCGCATCGTGAGTAAATCTAAAAGAATGTCTCGTAACCCGGCGCATTTTCTAGGCAGATGAAGAGACACCGACATTAATGAGGGACAAAACTAGGCAAGCCATGATACAAACCCGACATCAGCAAAATCCTCCTCCCCGACCAAGAGGtggggcagcaggattttgaaggactattgtggggcccaataatttgtgaccctggcccatttttacattggggcccaaggcccgagccgaggagggatatagTCGAGGACGTATAATAAAAGTACAAGTAAtcttgagacatagccgaggatgactCTGTCCTCAGCATTCCCGAGGCCCTCCTGAAAGAAAGGGTaagaacggtataggaacaatttttggaaaaacctaaaatatctacTTTGATAGAAAAAGGACCCCTGGATagtatggcgacaaaggacaaagggaaagctgccattactgccattgaatactctgtACCTGACAGAatcatgctcttcagcttttacaaccatcCCTAACCACTTTGAGTatgggttgatgggacaagtatcagtcctggaaagtcgaacctACACGAGGATGTAggataagggatacaggctaatataaaaggagaagcaaGCAATCCGGaaaagaggctgggaaaaaaggctaaGAACCAGAGCCTCTCAGGCCGAACTGAAGAGAAAGACTTCTCGAGCCGAGGACGAGTAGGGAAAGGCCAAATAGCCTaaagacacagccgaggatgaccctgtcctcggtatcccaagacttcaaagggaagagcgaCATCTCGTCGAAGGCTGCCTCCAAAACACCCCTAgaagaagaggcgagtagaatgggacccacatgGGGGTACAAAGTGGGGGTGGTTCCAGGTAAAtatgtcacctccgcattgaatgcaaccacaaacgtcctagccatattaatgagaaaaaacgcctgaacagtgtggcttcggttaatgcaactaacaaaaagcaaggagaggcggctgatgggacaggtattCGAATAGGAACCTACCTAATAAACAGATGGAGGGTTAGGATCAactgagaagggctatataatgtaaagacTTGTACGCCAAAAGGGGGGCTTCCAGACCAGGGAGTCCTAAGAAAGGGAGAGGAATAAGGATATGAAGTTCCTTGAACAAGGTCTTAAGATCGGACCCACTCATGACGTACCGGAATAGACTATTGCTGAGCACGTCAGGTTTATCCTTGTGCAAGTCGCTAGGGACACCACGACTAACCatcgtccggtgaccaagaccAAGCCTTTCAAACctacgctctacaaattatattgtttgggccttttaacgtacgaacccaatatcgTTTTGGGGCCGTcacgaattgagtccttacaactataattattaaaatttatatttagaaaatttacaaaagaaaaaaaaaattacatttactTTTCTATCCATtgcacaaattataaaataatatttgaaaatttgggaTTCAAGTGATTTTGAATGCAAAATGCTAATACCATATTTTGTAGTAGCCCTTGTTCAAATGTCACATTCCCCTCCCAAATATTatcaatcaaaaagaaaaaagaaaacatgtaAATTTACTATTCATGAATCTTAAACCGTTGAAAAAGAAGTCTATGTTAACTAGGGGCAGAACCAGAAATTTGTGTTTGGGGAGGCCAAAACTAAACTATCATTTTGAATCTTCATTCAAGAAAAAACTCAAAGCTCTATAAGAGCATTTTATCTTTCTAAACCCTTTTTATTATACAAAACTTTTCTAGTTTGCAATACacatgtaataaaaataaaaataaaaataaaaataaaaataaataaataaaaaggattcCACATCTTGGCCTTAAAGTGGCAATGTGGCATTATACGTGTAAAACATTTGGCATCAAatttagctattctttaaataattgaaatgaacATAACAGAAAAGTGTATTCATCAATGGATAATTAATTGgcttaaattaaaaagaaaaaacaaatcataaacCACAAGATTAATAAATAGAAATTGAACTgaactataaataaaataaaataaagaaaaattttgtacTCTTTATAGCCATTATCCCTAAACTTGAAGTAAGAAAActctttattaagaaaaaaagaaagcaattgAATGAGAATGAGAATGTGACTATGAGATCACTAAATGGATAGAAGTCAATGGTGAGTGAGACTAAGAGCCCGTTTGGGATGTGATGCAAGTTTCAATTTAATtgagtttttagtttctttttggtactatttataagttccattgcactttttgatactatttattgTACTATTCAGCTAGCTTTTAACCTTTtacactttcagcaaaaaaatttcagttttagctaaataagtTATTTCCAAACGGATAAGTGTCCGTTTGGGAACagtttatttagctttttgttgaaatttttttactgaaagtgtGTTAAAGTATACttatactttgaaaaaaatttgaaaaaaatgagaaaatacgagaaaaaaaatgagatttttaaaaaatgtatataaaagttaaaagtttaaagtttaaagttaaaattgaTGTCagacaaacacaccctaagagAGAAATTGCACCAAGATAAGAAACTTTTAGAATTGAGTAGTTCATGACTAGAAAGTAGAGTAATGGTAAGTGGAAATTACTAGAAAGTTGAATAAGagcttcaaaaacaaaaacaaaaaaagaacgaaagaaagaaagaaagaaagaaacattgATTGCATAGTAGCTAGGGCTAGTTTGGTTTaagtgatttttatcaatcATCACTTGATTCTCATCATTGATAACTCACTTTTTGTAAGCCCTACATCAACTCTATTTGtttggcttgattttttttctcagttttcatcactcataactcaaaaaaatgAGTTAGAGTTATAAGAATTGAGAacaaattttgtgttttcataTTTCAAGTTATGAGTTAAATGAcattttttcatgattttaaaaacAGGACCAGGGACAACATCAGATTTTCCTCTGATTCCCAATTTAacctgatttttttattaatttttgaccaattattgggttttttaAAACCGAATTGTGGCTAATTTTAGGTTCAATCAGTCGGACCGACCAGTTGGATctgatttttaaaatcatgcaTTTTGGTAAATGCACAAAGATAATAGGACCCACTTAAAGCATTATCACAtcaattctctttcttcttttctttcttttcctttttttttttttttttttttctttctttcttgattctacTTCGGTCACTTCTCTCTTGAAAGGGACATGGACAGTGGGAGGTCGTGAGTGTGTGGTGGAGGGGGGGATAATCTCCTTGGGAACcagatcattaaaaaaaaaggtattgacCCACACActgctcattttttttaaccatatATTCACAAcgctctcttttttctttttctttttttggagtaCTAACATTTTTCTGTGGAAATTCTGGTTTCTACCCAGTTTTTACTTGCAATAAAATGTTTTATCAACAAAACCTTATATATGGAAATGGCACCAGAGACTCCTGAGTCTGAGCAGTAAGAGCACGAGACAAGACTGGTCGTATAAATATGGGCATCCCTTCTTCCAGTGTCTCGATGCACCTAGTGCTCCTTTCCATACTCTCCTCCTTATGCCTTACCAGTAAAGCAGCCCAATACCGCTACCATTTCTGTTCAAACCAAACCACTTTCTCCCCCAATAGCATCTACCGGTCTAATCTCAGCCACCTCCTCTCTTTCCTTTCCGCAAATTCCACCACTGAAACCGGTTTCTACAACACCACAGCGGGTCAAACTCATACACCAGAGAACACAGTTTACGGCCTCTTCCTCTGCCGTGGTGATCTCACCACCAAAGAGTGCCGAGACTGCGTGTCAACCGCAACCAAAGAGATCGTTCAGCTGTACTGCCCAGATGAAAAAGTGGGTGTGATATGGTATGATGAATGTGTGTTACGCTACTCAAATCGATCCTTCTTCTCCATCATGGAAGACAAGCCGAGAACGGTTCTGTGGAACTTGTTGGATAtaacagagacagagagagatcgCTTCCTTCAGCTAGCGGAAAAAGCATTGAGTGACTTGGTGCCAGCGGCCGCAAATGCTTTGTCTGGTGCTAAAAAGTTTGCTACCAAAGAAGCCAAATTTACCGAATCGCAAACATTATACAGCCTTGTGGAGTGTACCCCTGACCTATCCAGCTTTGATTGCAATAGGTGTCTTCAGGGAGCCATAGCTAAGTTGTCCAAATCTTATGATGGAAAGAGAGGGGGGCGAGTTCTGTCTCCTAGTTGTAACATTAGGTATGAAGTTTACGCGTTTTTCCATGTACAAGCTCAAGCTGATGCCCCACAACCAAAAGGTACATATCCTATCAAGATCATGTTTATTTGAGAGGATCCATTTTATAATTCAAACtaaatattattgattcaaGTTTCAACCCTCATCTTTACTGATGAGACTTAATTACTTAATTACGATTTAGGCCGCACTTCTTGTAACTGACTATTAACATTGTACATGATATTGTTTTTGCAGGAAAAGGCAAAATCTCAACGGTAATAGCTATCGTTATTGGTGTTACAATTGCTGCGTCTGTTGTGCTAGTCATTCTGCTTTACTGTTTCCAAAGGAGGAAAGCAAGAAAGAAGTCCAATGCTACAAACGAAAAGAATTCTGGGAAATCTGACGGCCTCCTAAGCTTTCATGGTATGCAAGTGGTTTTAAGTTCACATCATATATTCATGTCACACTCTCCTCATTTTCATTAAGAATGTGTTTTAAGCCACACGTGAGGGAGTGTTAAAAACTATATAAATTAGAAATAATAAACTCCttattatttgtaggttaaaATTCTAGTAGAATTTGGAGGAAGGTCAAGTGTTGGTTCTGCCAAGATTCCATAAGGCATGATTGGGATGACATTGTTCGTGGGCAGAAAAACAATGGAAAGGAAAATCCTTGAAATCTTAGTAAATTGGGGCTTAGTGCTGCTGTTTACCACATTTGGAGTCTGTAGAAATGCAATTATAATTCAAGGATTGATTTAAACAAAAGATTAGATTGTGGAGCTTATCAGAAAGTAAGTCAAGATTTGAATAAGGAAGGATATTAATCAGATGCTCTGCTGTAGATGGGGATTCATAGATTCTGTTCTTCAGAGAGCCTCTACTTAGCTTAAGGATGCAGCCTAGGCCTCCCTTCTAGCTTTATGAAGttgtttgttgtttggtttgctgGCTATCTGTTGTTGAATATTGGTTGTATTTTGTCTTGGTTGTGCTTTAATTTGTTAGTTTATTCATTTTGGTATTGTAGTTCTGTTATCGTTCAGCAGGTTTGTAGGTGGTGCTGCTTTGAGTGGCTGGAGCTTAGTTGAGGTTCTTGTTGGTTTGTTGTTATTGGCATTGCTTTTTGGGAACCTTGTCTGATTTTGTTGCTGGTTTGGGTCGTTTGTGGTTCTGTGTTGTTGCTGGTTCTCCAACTATTTCAATAAAgattattgattaaaaaaaaacttctagtATGGTTGGTGGTTTATCagaaatgatgaagattatatTGATTATGTACGAAGTCTCACCAAATCATATCTGCAAACAATGCTCTTCGTAGTGTAATCTCTGacgtttattttattttttgatgattagCAGATGCAAGTGAAATAACGAATGTAGAATCCTtgcaatttgattttgagacaattGAAGCTGCCACAAACAAATTCTCAGATGACAGCATAATTGGTGAAGGTGGATTTGGTAAAGTTTACAAGGTACGTAGAATCCATATAATCTTTATTATTTGTGACTAGAGCATGAATTTGAGATGGAAAATTAGAGGAAATGTTATAAACTGAGAAATAAAGGATAGTGTAATTAATTCGAGATGACCAATTTTCTGAGAGAGAAAATAGACATTTGTGGTTAATTTTATACTTATTATTTCTCATTAATGCAttcaaaaaaatcctaaaacataGGAACTAATCCTATCCTAAAACATATGGATCAATTTAAATACAAGCAAATAACAATACTAATCTACTACTACCTTATTCAAATAAACATCTATCACCAAGCCTAAATTTGAATACTTctaaagcaaataaaaatttatctagCTTATCTCGGGTCATAACAGGAAAACCtttcaaaaggaaaaaccaCTGCATAGAAAACCGTTGAAAAcaatgtaaaaactaaaaagaaggATTACATAGTTAGAGACTTACAAAACCCTGGCCTCGTCTAGACCTATGCAACCTTTGCAAACACACAGCTTGCCTTTTTATCATGGTAATCCCAGAACATTCGGAATTCTAGTATAGTGATCTCCTCTAAATCAAAACCTTTGCCACTTCAAGAACCTCGATCTTGATACTTTACTCAGTGAACCTCATTGAATTTTGGCTATGTGGTTTCAACCTCACTCTTGCTTACAATGTTATTAAAATAGAAGCAGAGTAGATAAAGTTGTTTATATGATATTGCCTTAATCAATGTATTGTAAAAGCAAAGCAACGTCAAGAACTCAATACAACGATGGTGAGGAGATTTTTCCAGTTTGCTCTtaaatgctctctctctctctctttctctctctctctctctctctctctcataaaaatGGCTAGGAgctgtgtttttttattatcaaaaatagCAAACCCAACAACATATACATATAGCAGACCGAACAGTATGTATATTGAAAACAATTTGAGTTGGCTAGGATCCTTTGTTATGTTGAATTCCAAAACTGAGTAGTGAAAAAGCTTCCAAGTGCGCTTGGCTTGtacttatttgtttattaatttttcctttttatctcAACTTTTAGGCAAATAATCCAacctttagtttttttttttttttttttttttttttttctggtggAAATAATTTAGCTTTTTGCTACTTGTcacacatttaacataaaatttactaaaaattatatctttcGATAAAAACTACGCAAATAAGATACCACAAATAAGCTGTTCCCAAACCCATAAATCAAAGTGggctaatattatttttgtttgtgcaCACAAAAGGCTTCTAATGGTAATCTAATGCAGTCCATACCATTTAACAACTAGGTCCTAAATTTGCCTGTTTGGAGATTATTTCATTCAGGGTGTGCTACTTGAAGGGAAGGAAGTAGCCGTTAAAAGGTTCTCAATGAAGTCATTGCAAGGCTTAGAGGAATTCAAAAATGAGGTCCTACTTATTGCAAAACTTCAACACAAAAATCTTGTGAGGCTATTGGGATGTGGCATAGAGGGAGAGGAAAAGCTGCTTGTCTATGAGTTCATGCCTAACAAAAgcctagatttttttatttttggtttgtttcttCCTACATTCTATTTTATAAGCTTGATAGTATTTTGGATTTCTTGAAGATTTATAGAATTCAAATTTATACATGATGTCATAACTTAACGTTAATATTGAATTTTAGATTCAAAAAGACGCTCACAGCTTGATTGGAAGACTTGCAATAATATTATTAGTGGGATTGCCAGAGGGCTTCTATATCTTCATGAGGACTCCCGACTTAAAATCATTCATAGGGACTTGAAGCCTAGTAATGTGTTGTTGGACCATGACATGGTTGCCAAAATATCTGATTTTGGAATGGCAAGGATCTTTTGTGAAAACCAGAATATAGCTAGCACCAAAAGAGTTGTAGGAACATAGTAAGTTGCTGCTtcttttatttctcttcttcttggtttttttttttttttttaaataataataatgttggTATCCAAAAAGCGGGTACATGGCTCCAGAATATGCATTGGAAGGAGTATTCTCTGTGAAGTCTGATGTCTTTAGCTTTGGTGTAATCTTGCTTGAGATTATTAGTGGGAAAAGGAATAGTGGTTTCTACCTTACAGAACATGCCCAGACACTCCTTGCATATGTATGTTAACTTTTGTCAGCTTGAATTAGAAGTAGATAGTGAAAATGGGATAGCATATATGAAATATAACTCCATTTGCAATCTAAATTGATAGGCATGGAGATTGTGGTGTGAAGATAAAGTGTTAGAGTTCGTGGACAACTTCTTGATGGAATCATGTTGGACATCAGAAATTGTAAGATGCATACATATCGGACTTTTGTGTGTGCA contains:
- the LOC126727223 gene encoding cysteine-rich receptor-like protein kinase 25 isoform X4; translated protein: MGIPSSSVSMHLVLLSILSSLCLTSKAAQYRYHFCSNQTTFSPNSIYRSNLSHLLSFLSANSTTETGFYNTTAGQTHTPENTVYGLFLCRGDLTTKECRDCVSTATKEIVQLYCPDEKVGVIWYDECVLRYSNRSFFSIMEDKPRTVLWNLLDITETERDRFLQLAEKALSDLVPAAANALSGAKKFATKEAKFTESQTLYSLVECTPDLSSFDCNRCLQGAIAKLSKSYDGKRGGRVLSPSCNIRYEVYAFFHVQAQADAPQPKGKGKISTVIAIVIGVTIAASVVLVILLYCFQRRKARKKSNATNEKNSGKSDGLLSFHADASEITNVESLQFDFETIEAATNKFSDDSIIGEGGFGKVYKGVLLEGKEVAVKRFSMKSLQGLEEFKNEVLLIAKLQHKNLVRLLGCGIEGEEKLLVYEFMPNKSLDFFIFDSKRRSQLDWKTCNNIISGIARGLLYLHEDSRLKIIHRDLKPSNVLLDHDMVAKISDFGMARIFCENQNIASTKRVVGTYGYMAPEYALEGVFSVKSDVFSFGVILLEIISGKRNSGFYLTEHAQTLLAYAWRLWCEDKVLEFVDNFLMESCSTSEIVKCIHIGLLCVEENPQDRPTMSIVIVMLGSESIALPEPKHPAFSVAKFMRWLNSCRWMKSL
- the LOC126727223 gene encoding cysteine-rich receptor-like protein kinase 25 isoform X1, yielding MGIPSSSVSMHLVLLSILSSLCLTSKAAQYRYHFCSNQTTFSPNSIYRSNLSHLLSFLSANSTTETGFYNTTAGQTHTPENTVYGLFLCRGDLTTKECRDCVSTATKEIVQLYCPDEKVGVIWYDECVLRYSNRSFFSIMEDKPRTVLWNLLDITETERDRFLQLAEKALSDLVPAAANALSGAKKFATKEAKFTESQTLYSLVECTPDLSSFDCNRCLQGAIAKLSKSYDGKRGGRVLSPSCNIRYEVYAFFHVQAQADAPQPKGKGKISTVIAIVIGVTIAASVVLVILLYCFQRRKARKKSNATNEKNSGKSDGLLSFHADASEITNVESLQFDFETIEAATNKFSDDSIIGEGGFGKVYKGVLLEGKEVAVKRFSMKSLQGLEEFKNEVLLIAKLQHKNLVRLLGCGIEGEEKLLVYEFMPNKSLDFFIFDSKRRSQLDWKTCNNIISGIARGLLYLHEDSRLKIIHRDLKPSNVLLDHDMVAKISDFGMARIFCENQNIASTKRVVGTYGYMAPEYALEGVFSVKSDVFSFGVILLEIISGKRNSGFYLTEHAQTLLAYAWRLWCEDKVLEFVDNFLMESCWTSEIVRCIHIGLLCVQENPNDRPTMSTVVILLGSELIDLPEPKHPAFSMDKFTQIDEFSVNELSISNIVPR
- the LOC126727223 gene encoding cysteine-rich receptor-like protein kinase 25 isoform X2, translating into MGIPSSSVSMHLVLLSILSSLCLTSKAAQYRYHFCSNQTTFSPNSIYRSNLSHLLSFLSANSTTETGFYNTTAGQTHTPENTVYGLFLCRGDLTTKECRDCVSTATKEIVQLYCPDEKVGVIWYDECVLRYSNRSFFSIMEDKPRTVLWNLLDITETERDRFLQLAEKALSDLVPAAANALSGAKKFATKEAKFTESQTLYSLVECTPDLSSFDCNRCLQGAIAKLSKSYDGKRGGRVLSPSCNIRYEVYAFFHVQAQADAPQPKGKGKISTVIAIVIGVTIAASVVLVILLYCFQRRKARKKSNATNEKNSGKSDGLLSFHDASEITNVESLQFDFETIEAATNKFSDDSIIGEGGFGKVYKGVLLEGKEVAVKRFSMKSLQGLEEFKNEVLLIAKLQHKNLVRLLGCGIEGEEKLLVYEFMPNKSLDFFIFDSKRRSQLDWKTCNNIISGIARGLLYLHEDSRLKIIHRDLKPSNVLLDHDMVAKISDFGMARIFCENQNIASTKRVVGTYGYMAPEYALEGVFSVKSDVFSFGVILLEIISGKRNSGFYLTEHAQTLLAYAWRLWCEDKVLEFVDNFLMESCWTSEIVRCIHIGLLCVQENPNDRPTMSTVVILLGSELIDLPEPKHPAFSMDKFTQIDEFSVNELSISNIVPR